One Camelina sativa cultivar DH55 chromosome 3, Cs, whole genome shotgun sequence genomic window carries:
- the LOC104776492 gene encoding extensin-2 isoform X1, producing the protein MVSSYGMGRSAHLVYALGFAIMATMVAASYEPYMYSSPPPPVYNSPAPKVDYKSPPPPYVYTSPPPPPTYSPSPKVDYKSPPPPYVYSSPPPPYYSPAPKVEYKSPPPPYVYSSPPPPYYSPAPKVEYKSPPPPYVYSSPPPPYYSPAPKVEYKSPPPPYVYSSPPPPYYSPAPKVEYKSPPPPYVYSSPPPPYYSPAPKVEYKSPPPPYVYSSPPPPYYSPAPKVEYKSPPPPYVYSSPPPPYYSPAPKVEYKSPPPPYVYSSPPPPYYSPAPKVEYKSPPPPYVYSSPPPPYYSPAPKVEYKSPPPPYVYSSPPPPYYSPAPKVEYKSPPPPYVYSSPPPPYYSPAPKVEYKSPPPPYVYSSPPPPYYSPAPKVEYKSPPPPYVYSSPPPPYYSPAPKVEYKSPPPPYVYSSPPPPYYSPAPKVEYKSPPPPYVYSSPPPPYYSPAPKVEYKSPPPPYVYSSPPPPYYSPAPKVEYKSPPPPYVYSSPPPPYYSPAPKVEYKSPPPPYVYSSPPPPYYSPAPKVEYKSPPPPYVYSSPPPPYYSPAPKVEYKSPPPPYVYSSPPPPYYSPAPKVEYKSPPPPYVYSSPPPPYYSPAPKVEYKSPPPPYVYSSPPPPYYSPAPKVEYKSPPPPYVYSSPPPPYYSPAPKVEYKSPPPPYVYSSPPPPYYSPAPKVAYKSPPPPYVYSSPPPPYYSPAPKVAYKSPPHPHVCVCPPPPPCYYSPVPKVAYKSPPPPYVYISPPPPYYSPAPKVAYKSPPPPYVYSSPPPPYYSPAPKVAYKSPPPPYIYSSPPPPYYSPAPKVSYKSPPPPYVYSSPPPPYYSPAPKVAYKSPPPPYVYSSPPPPYYSPAPKVAYKSPPPPYVYSSPPPPYYSPAPKVTYKSPPPPYVYSSPPPPYYSPAPKVTYKSPPPPYVYSSPPPPYYSPAPKVAYKSPPPPYVYSSPPPPYYSPAPKVAYKSPPPPYVYSSPPPSYYSPAPKVTYKSPPPPYVYSSPPPPYYAPAPKVAYKSPPPPYVYSSPPPPYYAPAPKVEYKSPPPPYVYSSPPPPTYYSPSPKVEYKSPPPPYVYQSPPPPSYSPSPKAEYTSPPPPSYY; encoded by the exons ATGGTATCTTCTTACGGGATGGGGCGCTCAGCCCATCTCGTCTATGCTCTTGGTTTTGCTATCATGGCAACTATGGTTGCTGCTTCGTATGAGCCCTACATGTATAGCTCTCCCCCACCACCAGTGTACAATTCTCCTGCACCAAAGGTCGATTATAAGTCTCCCCCACCTCCATATGTGTATACTTCCCCACCACCTCCACCAACATATTCACCATCgcctaaggtagactacaagtctccaccaccgccatacgtctacagttccccaccaccaccatactactcaccAGCTCCTAAGGTCGAAtacaaatctccaccaccaccgtacgtctacagttccccaccaccaccatactactcaccAGCTCCTAAGGTCGAATAtaaatctccaccaccaccgtacgtttacagttccccaccaccaccatactactcaccAGCTCCTAAGGTCGAAtacaaatctcccccaccaccgtacgtctacagttccccaccaccaccatactactctccagctcCTAAGGTCGAAtacaaatctcccccaccaccgtacgtctacagttccccaccaccaccatactactctccagctcCTAAGGTCGAAtacaaatctcccccaccaccgtacgtctacagttccccaccaccaccatactactctccagctcCTAAGGTCGAAtacaaatctcccccaccaccgtacgtctacagttccccaccaccaccatactactctccagctcCTAAGGTCGAAtacaaatctcccccaccaccgtacgtctacagttccccaccaccaccatactactctccagctcCTAAGGTCGAAtacaaatctcccccaccaccgtacgtctacagttccccaccaccaccatactactctccagctcCTAAGGTCGAAtacaaatctcccccaccaccgtacgtctacagttccccaccaccaccatactactctccagctcCTAAGGTCGAAtacaaatctcccccaccaccgtacgtctacagttccccaccaccaccatactactctccagctcCTAAGGTCGAAtacaaatctcccccaccaccgtacgtctacagttccccaccaccaccatactactctccagctcCTAAGGTCGAAtacaaatctcccccaccaccgtacgtctacagttccccaccaccaccatactactctccagctcCTAAGGTCGAAtacaaatctcccccaccaccgtacgtctacagttccccaccaccaccatactactctccagctcCTAAGGTCGAAtacaaatctcccccaccaccgtacgtctacagttccccaccaccaccatactactctccagctcCTAAGGTCGAAtacaaatctcccccaccaccgtacgtctacagttccccaccaccaccatactactctccagctcCTAAGGTCGAAtacaaatctcccccaccaccgtacgtctacagttccccaccaccaccatactactctccagctcCTAAGGTCGAAtacaaatctcccccaccaccgtacgtctacagttccccaccaccaccatactactctccagctcCTAAGGTCGAAtacaaatctcccccaccaccgtacgtctacagttccccaccaccaccatactactctccagctcCTAAGGTCGAAtacaaatctcccccaccaccgtacgtctacagttccccaccaccaccatactactctccagctcCTAAGGTCGAAtacaaatctcccccaccaccgtacgtctacagttccccaccaccaccatactactctccagctcCTAAGGTCGAAtacaaatctcccccaccaccgtacgtctacagttccccaccaccaccatactactctccagctcCTAAGGTCGAAtacaaatctcccccaccaccgtacgtctacagttccccaccaccaccatactactctccagctcCTAAGGTCGAAtacaaatctcccccaccaccgtacgtctacagttccccaccaccaccatactactctccagcccCTAAGGTCGCATACAAatccccaccaccaccgtac GTCTACAGctcgccaccaccaccatactactctccagcccCTAAGGTCGCATACAAATCCCCACCACACCCACATGTATGTGTTtgtccaccacctcctccatgCTATTACTCACCTGTTCCCAAGGTCGCATACAaatccccaccaccaccatacgtATACatctccccaccaccaccatactactctccagctcCTAAGGTCGCAtacaaatctccaccaccaccgtacgtcTACAGCTCGCCACCACCACCTTACTACTCTCCAGCCCCTAAGGTCGCATACAAatccccaccaccaccgtacATCTACAGCTCGCcgccaccaccatactactctccagcccCTAAGGTCTCATACAAatccccaccaccaccgtacgtcTACAGCTCGCcgccaccaccatactactctccagcccCTAAGGTCGCATACaagtccccaccaccaccatacgtctacagctccccaccaccaccgtacTACTCTCCAGCTCCTAAGGTCGCATACAAatccccaccaccaccgtatgtctacagctccccaccaccaccatactactctccagctcCTAAGGTCACAtacaaatctccaccaccaccgtacgtctacagctccccaccaccaccatactactctccagctcCTAAGGTCACAtacaaatctccaccaccaccgtatgtgtacagctccccaccaccaccatactactcaccTGCTCCTAAGGTTGCATACaagtccccaccaccaccgtacgtctacagttctccaccaccaccatactactcaccTGCTCCTAAGGTCGCATACAAatccccaccaccaccgtacgtcTACAGCTCGCCACCACCATcatactactctccagctcCTAAGGTCACATACAaatccccaccaccaccatacgtctacagctccccaccaccaccatactacgcTCCAGCTCCTAAGGTTGCTTACaagtccccaccaccaccgtacgtctacagctcgccaccaccaccatactacgcTCCAGCTCCAAAGGTTGAgtacaagtctcctccaccaccatacgtctacagctccccaccaccaccaacgTATTACTCACCATCCCCAAAGGTTGAGTACAAATCTCCTCCACCTCCGTATGTCTACCAATCTCCCCCACCTCCATCATACTCTCCTTCTCCAAAGGCTGAATACACTTCCCCTCCCCCACCATCATATTACTAA
- the LOC104776492 gene encoding extensin-2 isoform X18, which translates to MVSSYGMGRSAHLVYALGFAIMATMVAASYEPYMYSSPPPPVYNSPAPKVDYKSPPPPYVYTSPPPPPTYSPSPKVDYKSPPPPYVYSSPPPPYYSPAPKVEYKSPPPPYVYSSPPPPYYSPAPKVEYKSPPPPYVYSSPPPPYYSPAPKVEYKSPPPPYVYSSPPPPYYSPAPKVEYKSPPPPYVYSSPPPPYYSPAPKVEYKSPPPPYVYSSPPPPYYSPAPKVEYKSPPPPYVYSSPPPPYYSPAPKVEYKSPPPPYVYSSPPPPYYSPAPKVEYKSPPPPYVYSSPPPPYYSPAPKVEYKSPPPPYVYSSPPPPYYSPAPKVEYKSPPPPYVYSSPPPPYYSPAPKVEYKSPPPPYVYSSPPPPYYSPAPKVEYKSPPPPYVYSSPPPPYYSPAPKVEYKSPPPPYVYSSPPPPYYSPAPKVEYKSPPPPYVYSSPPPPYYSPAPKVEYKSPPPPYVYSSPPPPYYSPAPKVEYKSPPPPYVYSSPPPPYYSPAPKVEYKSPPPPYVYSSPPPPYYSPAPKVEYKSPPPPYVYSSPPPPYYSPAPKVEYKSPPPPYVYSSPPPPYYSPAPKVEYKSPPPPYVYSSPPPPYYSPAPKVEYKSPPPPSPPPPYYSPAPKVAYKSPPHPHVCVCPPPPPCYYSPVPKVAYKSPPPPYVYISPPPPYYSPAPKVAYKSPPPPSPPPPTYYSPSPKVEYKSPPPPYVYQSPPPPSYSPSPKAEYTSPPPPSYY; encoded by the exons ATGGTATCTTCTTACGGGATGGGGCGCTCAGCCCATCTCGTCTATGCTCTTGGTTTTGCTATCATGGCAACTATGGTTGCTGCTTCGTATGAGCCCTACATGTATAGCTCTCCCCCACCACCAGTGTACAATTCTCCTGCACCAAAGGTCGATTATAAGTCTCCCCCACCTCCATATGTGTATACTTCCCCACCACCTCCACCAACATATTCACCATCgcctaaggtagactacaagtctccaccaccgccatacgtctacagttccccaccaccaccatactactcaccAGCTCCTAAGGTCGAAtacaaatctccaccaccaccgtacgtctacagttccccaccaccaccatactactcaccAGCTCCTAAGGTCGAATAtaaatctccaccaccaccgtacgtttacagttccccaccaccaccatactactcaccAGCTCCTAAGGTCGAAtacaaatctcccccaccaccgtacgtctacagttccccaccaccaccatactactctccagctcCTAAGGTCGAAtacaaatctcccccaccaccgtacgtctacagttccccaccaccaccatactactctccagctcCTAAGGTCGAAtacaaatctcccccaccaccgtacgtctacagttccccaccaccaccatactactctccagctcCTAAGGTCGAAtacaaatctcccccaccaccgtacgtctacagttccccaccaccaccatactactctccagctcCTAAGGTCGAAtacaaatctcccccaccaccgtacgtctacagttccccaccaccaccatactactctccagctcCTAAGGTCGAAtacaaatctcccccaccaccgtacgtctacagttccccaccaccaccatactactctccagctcCTAAGGTCGAAtacaaatctcccccaccaccgtacgtctacagttccccaccaccaccatactactctccagctcCTAAGGTCGAAtacaaatctcccccaccaccgtacgtctacagttccccaccaccaccatactactctccagctcCTAAGGTCGAAtacaaatctcccccaccaccgtacgtctacagttccccaccaccaccatactactctccagctcCTAAGGTCGAAtacaaatctcccccaccaccgtacgtctacagttccccaccaccaccatactactctccagctcCTAAGGTCGAAtacaaatctcccccaccaccgtacgtctacagttccccaccaccaccatactactctccagctcCTAAGGTCGAAtacaaatctcccccaccaccgtacgtctacagttccccaccaccaccatactactctccagctcCTAAGGTCGAAtacaaatctcccccaccaccgtacgtctacagttccccaccaccaccatactactctccagctcCTAAGGTCGAAtacaaatctcccccaccaccgtacgtctacagttccccaccaccaccatactactctccagctcCTAAGGTCGAAtacaaatctcccccaccaccgtacgtctacagttccccaccaccaccatactactctccagctcCTAAGGTCGAAtacaaatctcccccaccaccgtacgtctacagttccccaccaccaccatactactctccagctcCTAAGGTCGAAtacaaatctcccccaccaccgtacgtctacagttccccaccaccaccatactactctccagctcCTAAGGTCGAAtacaaatctcccccaccaccgtacgtctacagttccccaccaccaccatactactctccagctcCTAAGGTCGAAtacaaatctcccccaccacc ctcgccaccaccaccatactactctccagcccCTAAGGTCGCATACAAATCCCCACCACACCCACATGTATGTGTTtgtccaccacctcctccatgCTATTACTCACCTGTTCCCAAGGTCGCATACAaatccccaccaccaccatacgtATACatctccccaccaccaccatactactctccagctcCTAAGGTCGCAtacaaatctccaccaccacc ctccccaccaccaccaacgTATTACTCACCATCCCCAAAGGTTGAGTACAAATCTCCTCCACCTCCGTATGTCTACCAATCTCCCCCACCTCCATCATACTCTCCTTCTCCAAAGGCTGAATACACTTCCCCTCCCCCACCATCATATTACTAA
- the LOC104776492 gene encoding extensin-2 isoform X17, which yields MVSSYGMGRSAHLVYALGFAIMATMVAASYEPYMYSSPPPPVYNSPAPKVDYKSPPPPYVYTSPPPPPTYSPSPKVDYKSPPPPYVYSSPPPPYYSPAPKVEYKSPPPPYVYSSPPPPYYSPAPKVEYKSPPPPYVYSSPPPPYYSPAPKVEYKSPPPPYVYSSPPPPYYSPAPKVEYKSPPPPYVYSSPPPPYYSPAPKVEYKSPPPPYVYSSPPPPYYSPAPKVEYKSPPPPYVYSSPPPPYYSPAPKVEYKSPPPPYVYSSPPPPYYSPAPKVEYKSPPPPYVYSSPPPPYYSPAPKVEYKSPPPPYVYSSPPPPYYSPAPKVEYKSPPPPYVYSSPPPPYYSPAPKVEYKSPPPPYVYSSPPPPYYSPAPKVEYKSPPPPYVYSSPPPPYYSPAPKVEYKSPPPPYVYSSPPPPYYSPAPKVEYKSPPPPYVYSSPPPPYYSPAPKVEYKSPPPPYVYSSPPPPYYSPAPKVEYKSPPPPYVYSSPPPPYYSPAPKVEYKSPPPPYVYSSPPPPYYSPAPKVEYKSPPPPYVYSSPPPPYYSPAPKVEYKSPPPPYVYSSPPPPYYSPAPKVEYKSPPPPYVYSSPPPPYYSPAPKVEYKSPPPPYVYSSPPPPYYSPAPKVEYKSPPPPYVYSSPPPPYYSPAPKVEYKSPPPPSPPPPYYSPAPKVAYKSPPHPHVCVCPPPPPCYYSPVPKVAYKSPPPPYVYISPPPPYYSPAPKVAYKSPPPPSPPPPTYYSPSPKVEYKSPPPPYVYQSPPPPSYSPSPKAEYTSPPPPSYY from the exons ATGGTATCTTCTTACGGGATGGGGCGCTCAGCCCATCTCGTCTATGCTCTTGGTTTTGCTATCATGGCAACTATGGTTGCTGCTTCGTATGAGCCCTACATGTATAGCTCTCCCCCACCACCAGTGTACAATTCTCCTGCACCAAAGGTCGATTATAAGTCTCCCCCACCTCCATATGTGTATACTTCCCCACCACCTCCACCAACATATTCACCATCgcctaaggtagactacaagtctccaccaccgccatacgtctacagttccccaccaccaccatactactcaccAGCTCCTAAGGTCGAAtacaaatctccaccaccaccgtacgtctacagttccccaccaccaccatactactcaccAGCTCCTAAGGTCGAATAtaaatctccaccaccaccgtacgtttacagttccccaccaccaccatactactcaccAGCTCCTAAGGTCGAAtacaaatctcccccaccaccgtacgtctacagttccccaccaccaccatactactctccagctcCTAAGGTCGAAtacaaatctcccccaccaccgtacgtctacagttccccaccaccaccatactactctccagctcCTAAGGTCGAAtacaaatctcccccaccaccgtacgtctacagttccccaccaccaccatactactctccagctcCTAAGGTCGAAtacaaatctcccccaccaccgtacgtctacagttccccaccaccaccatactactctccagctcCTAAGGTCGAAtacaaatctcccccaccaccgtacgtctacagttccccaccaccaccatactactctccagctcCTAAGGTCGAAtacaaatctcccccaccaccgtacgtctacagttccccaccaccaccatactactctccagctcCTAAGGTCGAAtacaaatctcccccaccaccgtacgtctacagttccccaccaccaccatactactctccagctcCTAAGGTCGAAtacaaatctcccccaccaccgtacgtctacagttccccaccaccaccatactactctccagctcCTAAGGTCGAAtacaaatctcccccaccaccgtacgtctacagttccccaccaccaccatactactctccagctcCTAAGGTCGAAtacaaatctcccccaccaccgtacgtctacagttccccaccaccaccatactactctccagctcCTAAGGTCGAAtacaaatctcccccaccaccgtacgtctacagttccccaccaccaccatactactctccagctcCTAAGGTCGAAtacaaatctcccccaccaccgtacgtctacagttccccaccaccaccatactactctccagctcCTAAGGTCGAAtacaaatctcccccaccaccgtacgtctacagttccccaccaccaccatactactctccagctcCTAAGGTCGAAtacaaatctcccccaccaccgtacgtctacagttccccaccaccaccatactactctccagctcCTAAGGTCGAAtacaaatctcccccaccaccgtacgtctacagttccccaccaccaccatactactctccagctcCTAAGGTCGAAtacaaatctcccccaccaccgtacgtctacagttccccaccaccaccatactactctccagctcCTAAGGTCGAAtacaaatctcccccaccaccgtacgtctacagttccccaccaccaccatactactctccagctcCTAAGGTCGAAtacaaatctcccccaccaccgtacgtctacagttccccaccaccaccatactactctccagctcCTAAGGTCGAAtacaaatctcccccaccaccgtacgtctacagttccccaccaccaccatactactctccagctcCTAAGGTCGAAtacaaatctcccccaccaccgtacgtctacagttccccaccaccaccatactactctccagctcCTAAGGTCGAAtacaaatctcccccaccacc ctcgccaccaccaccatactactctccagcccCTAAGGTCGCATACAAATCCCCACCACACCCACATGTATGTGTTtgtccaccacctcctccatgCTATTACTCACCTGTTCCCAAGGTCGCATACAaatccccaccaccaccatacgtATACatctccccaccaccaccatactactctccagctcCTAAGGTCGCAtacaaatctccaccaccacc ctccccaccaccaccaacgTATTACTCACCATCCCCAAAGGTTGAGTACAAATCTCCTCCACCTCCGTATGTCTACCAATCTCCCCCACCTCCATCATACTCTCCTTCTCCAAAGGCTGAATACACTTCCCCTCCCCCACCATCATATTACTAA
- the LOC104776492 gene encoding extensin-2 isoform X19: MVSSYGMGRSAHLVYALGFAIMATMVAASYEPYMYSSPPPPVYNSPAPKVDYKSPPPPYVYTSPPPPPTYSPSPKVDYKSPPPPYVYSSPPPPYYSPAPKVEYKSPPPPYVYSSPPPPYYSPAPKVEYKSPPPPYVYSSPPPPYYSPAPKVEYKSPPPPYVYSSPPPPYYSPAPKVEYKSPPPPYVYSSPPPPYYSPAPKVEYKSPPPPYVYSSPPPPYYSPAPKVEYKSPPPPYVYSSPPPPYYSPAPKVEYKSPPPPYVYSSPPPPYYSPAPKVEYKSPPPPYVYSSPPPPYYSPAPKVEYKSPPPPYVYSSPPPPYYSPAPKVEYKSPPPPYVYSSPPPPYYSPAPKVEYKSPPPPYVYSSPPPPYYSPAPKVEYKSPPPPYVYSSPPPPYYSPAPKVEYKSPPPPYVYSSPPPPYYSPAPKVEYKSPPPPYVYSSPPPPYYSPAPKVEYKSPPPPYVYSSPPPPYYSPAPKVEYKSPPPPYVYSSPPPPYYSPAPKVEYKSPPPPYVYSSPPPPYYSPAPKVEYKSPPPPYVYSSPPPPYYSPAPKVEYKSPPPPYVYSSPPPPYYSPAPKVEYKSPPPPSPPPPYYSPAPKVAYKSPPHPHVCVCPPPPPCYYSPVPKVAYKSPPPPYVYISPPPPYYSPAPKVAYKSPPPPSPPPPTYYSPSPKVEYKSPPPPYVYQSPPPPSYSPSPKAEYTSPPPPSYY; encoded by the exons ATGGTATCTTCTTACGGGATGGGGCGCTCAGCCCATCTCGTCTATGCTCTTGGTTTTGCTATCATGGCAACTATGGTTGCTGCTTCGTATGAGCCCTACATGTATAGCTCTCCCCCACCACCAGTGTACAATTCTCCTGCACCAAAGGTCGATTATAAGTCTCCCCCACCTCCATATGTGTATACTTCCCCACCACCTCCACCAACATATTCACCATCgcctaaggtagactacaagtctccaccaccgccatacgtctacagttccccaccaccaccatactactcaccAGCTCCTAAGGTCGAAtacaaatctccaccaccaccgtacgtctacagttccccaccaccaccatactactcaccAGCTCCTAAGGTCGAATAtaaatctccaccaccaccgtacgtttacagttccccaccaccaccatactactcaccAGCTCCTAAGGTCGAAtacaaatctcccccaccaccgtacgtctacagttccccaccaccaccatactactctccagctcCTAAGGTCGAAtacaaatctcccccaccaccgtacgtctacagttccccaccaccaccatactactctccagctcCTAAGGTCGAAtacaaatctcccccaccaccgtacgtctacagttccccaccaccaccatactactctccagctcCTAAGGTCGAAtacaaatctcccccaccaccgtacgtctacagttccccaccaccaccatactactctccagctcCTAAGGTCGAAtacaaatctcccccaccaccgtacgtctacagttccccaccaccaccatactactctccagctcCTAAGGTCGAAtacaaatctcccccaccaccgtacgtctacagttccccaccaccaccatactactctccagctcCTAAGGTCGAAtacaaatctcccccaccaccgtacgtctacagttccccaccaccaccatactactctccagctcCTAAGGTCGAAtacaaatctcccccaccaccgtacgtctacagttccccaccaccaccatactactctccagctcCTAAGGTCGAAtacaaatctcccccaccaccgtacgtctacagttccccaccaccaccatactactctccagctcCTAAGGTCGAAtacaaatctcccccaccaccgtacgtctacagttccccaccaccaccatactactctccagctcCTAAGGTCGAAtacaaatctcccccaccaccgtacgtctacagttccccaccaccaccatactactctccagctcCTAAGGTCGAAtacaaatctcccccaccaccgtacgtctacagttccccaccaccaccatactactctccagctcCTAAGGTCGAAtacaaatctcccccaccaccgtacgtctacagttccccaccaccaccatactactctccagctcCTAAGGTCGAAtacaaatctcccccaccaccgtacgtctacagttccccaccaccaccatactactctccagctcCTAAGGTCGAAtacaaatctcccccaccaccgtacgtctacagttccccaccaccaccatactactctccagctcCTAAGGTCGAAtacaaatctcccccaccaccgtacgtctacagttccccaccaccaccatactactctccagctcCTAAGGTCGAAtacaaatctcccccaccaccgtacgtctacagttccccaccaccaccatactactctccagctcCTAAGGTCGAAtacaaatctcccccaccacc ctcgccaccaccaccatactactctccagcccCTAAGGTCGCATACAAATCCCCACCACACCCACATGTATGTGTTtgtccaccacctcctccatgCTATTACTCACCTGTTCCCAAGGTCGCATACAaatccccaccaccaccatacgtATACatctccccaccaccaccatactactctccagctcCTAAGGTCGCAtacaaatctccaccaccacc ctccccaccaccaccaacgTATTACTCACCATCCCCAAAGGTTGAGTACAAATCTCCTCCACCTCCGTATGTCTACCAATCTCCCCCACCTCCATCATACTCTCCTTCTCCAAAGGCTGAATACACTTCCCCTCCCCCACCATCATATTACTAA